GAAGCCAGTACGGCGAGAACTCGGAGGCGCTGTTCCTCACCAGCAGCTTCGTGCAGCCCGACGCCGAGATTTCCGCGCGCCGCTTCGCGGGTACCGAGGAAGGCTTCACCTACACCCGCACCTCGAACCCGACGGTCGCCAGCTTCGAGCGGCGGCTTGCCGCGCTCGAGGGCACCGAGGCGGCGATCGGCGCCGCCAGCGGCATGGCTGCGATCCTCATGATGTGCATGGGGCTGCTCAAGGCCGGCGACCATGTGGTGTGCTCGCGCTCGGTGTTCGGCTCCACGCTCAACCTGATCGGGCGCGACTTCGGCAAGTTCGGCGTGGAGACCACCTTCGTCTCGCAGACCGACGTGGCCGAATGGAAGGCCGCGATCAAGCCCAACACGAAGCTGCTGTTTGCCGAGACACCGACCAACCCGTTGACCGATGTGTGCGATATCCGTGCGCTGGCCGACCTGGCGCACGGTGCAGGCGCGCTGCTGGCGGTCGACAACTGCTTCTGCTCGCCGGCCCTGCAGCGGCCCGTCGAGTTCGGGGCCGACCTCGTCATCCACTCGGGCACCAAGTACCTCGAGGGCCAAGGCCGCGTGCTGGCCGGCGCCATCTGCGGCTCGCAGAAGCTCATCGACGTGTTCGCGACCGTGGTGCGCACTGCCGGCATGGCGCTGTCGCCCTTCAATGCCTGGGTCGTGCTCAAGGGCCTCGAGACCCTGGGCATCCGCATGCAGGCCCATTGCGCCGGTGGCCTTGCGCTGGCGCAGTGGCTCGAGACGCAGCCCGCGGTGAAGCGGGTGTACTACCCTGGCCTGGCCTCGCATCCGCAGCATGAGCTGGCGATGCGCCAGCAGTCGGGGCAGGGTGGGGCCGTGGTCTCCTTCGATGTGCAGGGCGATACGCCCGAGGCCGCACGCGCCAACGCCTTCCATGTGATCGACAGCACCCGCGTGCTGTCGATCACCGCCAATCTCGGCGACACCAAGACCACCATCACCCACCCGGCCACCACCTCGCACGGCCGCCTGAGCGAAGAACAGCGCCAGGCCGCCGGCATCGGCCAGGGCCTGATCCGCGTGGCGGTCGGGCTCGACCATATCGACGATATCCGTGCCGACCTCTTGCGCGGCCTTGACACGCTCAGCACCTGATTCCATGACCGTTCGCACCCGCATCGCGCCGTCACCCACGGGCTTCCTCCACCTCGGCACCGCGCGCACCGCGCTCTACTCGTGGGCCTATGCGCGCCACTACGGCGGCCAGTTCGTGCTGCGCATCGAGGACACCGACGTCGCCCGCTCGACGCAGGAGTCGGTCGAGCAGATCCTCGCCTCGATGCACTGGCTGGGACTGGACTACGACGAGGGCCCGATCTACCAGATGCAGCGCCTCGACCGCTATGGCCAAGTCGTCGAACAGATGCTCGCTGCCGGCACGGCCTACCGCTGCTACTGCACGCCCGCCGAGCTCGATGTGATGAAGGAGGCGCAGCGCGCCCGCGGCGAGAAGGCCCTCTACGACGGCCGCTGGCGCCCCGCGCCGGGCAAGGTGCTGCCGCCCATCCCCGCGGGCGTGCCGCCGGTGATCCGCTTCTGCAATCCGCCCGACGGCAACGTGAGCTGGGACGACCTCGTCAAAGGTCCGATCACCATCAACAATCGGGAGATCGACGACCTCATCATCGTGCGCGCCGACGGCGTGCCGACCTATAACTTCGCGGTGGTGGTCGACGACTGGGACATGAACATCTCGCATGTGTTCCGCGGCGATGAGCACATCAACAACACGCCCTGGCAGATCAACATCTTCCGCGCGCTCGGCGCGCCGTTGCCGCAGTTCGGCCATGTGCCCGTGATCCTCGGCGAGGACGGGCAGAAGCTCTCGAAGCGTCGCGGTGCCGTCAGCGTCACGGCCTACGAGGAGGGCGGCTACCTGCCTGAGGCCATGCTCAACTACCTCGCACGGCTTGGCTGGAGCCATGGCGACGACGAGCTGTTCACGCGCGAGCAGATGGTGGCCTGGTTCGACGGCACGCATCTCTCCAAGAGCCCGGCGCAATGGGATGCGGCCAAGCTCGCATGGGTGAATGCGCAGTACATCAAGGCCAGGCCGGATGCAGAGCTTGCCCCGCTCGTAGCTGAGCAATTGCAGAAGCGAGGCATCGTGCCGGACGACAGGCTTGCGGCGATCTGCGCACTGTTCAAGGACCGCTGCGACACCACGGTGGCGTTGGCCAACTGGGCCGCCGCGTTCTACGCGGACGTGCAGCCCAGCGAGGCCGATCGCGCGCAGCATTTGACGGATGCCGTTCGTCCCGCGCTCGCCGTGTTGGCCGACAAGCTTGCGACCGTGGCGTGGGACAAGGCGTCCATTGCCGCCGCGATCAAGGAGGTGCTGGCCGCGCAGGGCCTCAAGATGCCCGCGCTGGCCATGCCGGTGCGTGTGCTGGTGATGGGCACGGCGCAGACGCCGTCGCTCGATGCCGTGCTCGCACTCTTCTCTCGTGAAGAAATTTTGAAGCGATTACAGGTCGCGTAAATTTAGACGCTATAATTTGAGGCTCGACGCCCACAGGGGGTATAGCTCAGCTGGGAGAGCGCTTGCATGGCATGCAAGAGGTCAGCGGTTCGATCCCGCTTACCTCCACCATCTGGAAGTCGAGACAACCAAGCGTTGATCGCAACGCGGTTCTTAGGTTTATGACCCTATCGTCTAGAGGCCTAGGACACCACCCTTTCACGGTGGCTACCGGGGTTCGAATCCCCGTAGGGTCGCCAGTTTTCACGCAAGTGAAGAAGGCACAAGTCGGCGGCACTTGGCTCCATCCGGAGTGAACGCAGCCTACCAGGAGTGGTAGTTCAGTTGGTTAGAATACCGGCCTGTCACGCCGGGGGTCGCGGGTTCGAGTCCCGTCCACTCCGCCAAAAAATCAACGGGTTACGTCAGCAATGACGTAACCCGTTTTTCTTTGTCCGGGCCGTGGAACGTGATTTGCTCGATGCGCGCCGCTTCCCGCTGGCGAGACGAACGCCGCCGTCTTCATCTAAGGCACCAACCTTCAGTCGCCTTCTTCCAGCCGAAAGCCATGACGGACGGCTGTTCCAGCAAGCGCCGCAGCGAGCATGCTCGCGCAGCGCAGCATCAATCCGCCGGTATTCACTTGTTCTCCTGACGTGTCCAGACCTTTTCGCGCACCAGCTCCGCAATCTGGATCGTGTAGCTCTGGAACAGCTCGTTCTTGCCGATGGGGATCGCCCGGCGATGGTCGGCATCGCGCATCCATGCTCGGAGGGCTTCCGCGTCGCGCCAATACGAAAGCGAGATCAGCTTGCCTTCGTTGTCGCGGCTGAGGAAGCTCTCCTTGGAGACAAAGCCGTCGATCTTCGCCGCTGCAACGAGCAGCTGCGCAACCATTTCGCGATTGCGCTGCTCCATTCCCGGGAGGACCTTGAATTCGATGATGCAGATCAGCATGGCGAGTGTCCGGTTAGGCAAACTGCTCGGCCGCCAGGGCGCTCAAGGCCTTCCTGTCGACCTTGTTGATGGGGGTCTTCGGCAATGAGGGCAGCCGAAAATAGCGAGCCGGCTGCTTGTAGCGTGCGAGCCGCTCCGCGCAATGCCGCTCCAGCACGGTTTCGTGGGTCGTGTCATCCATGCCTGGGCGGGAGACCACGAAGGCGAGCAGGATCTCGCCGCGATAGCTGTCGGGCTTGCCGACGACGGCTGCCTCGAGAACGCCTGGGTGTTCCTGTAATACTTCTTCGATCTCGCGGGGGTAGACGTTGTAGCCGCCGACGATGATGAGGTCTTTCTTGCGTCCGCGGACGAACAGGTGCCCATCGCCGTCGATCTCGCCGAGGTCGCCGGTGTACAGCCACCCGTCGCGCAGCGTCTCGGAGGTCTCAGCCGGCAGATTGCGGTACCCCTGCATGAGCTGGGGGCCTTGCGCCCGGATCTCGCCGCATTCACCGGCACCCAGCAATTGCCGCCCCGTCTCGGCATCGACGATCTCGATCCTCGTGCCGGGCAGCGGGAGCCCGACGGAGCCTGCCTTGACCGCATGGCCAGGTCCGTTGAAGCTCAGCACGGGGCCGGCCTCGGTCATGCCGTAGCCTTCATAGATCGCGACCTGGACCGTTTCCTCCCAGCGGCGCAGCACGGCGAGCGGCAGCGCCGATGCACCCGAATAGCACATGCGCAAGGACGACCAATCCGTGGTTTCAAACCGGGGATGCGCCATCAGCGACACGTAGATCGAGGGACTCCCCGGAAAGAGAGTGATGCGGTGCCGTTCGATGGCATCGAAGAGGTCGTCGCGGCGGAATGTGGGGAGGATGACCAGGGTGCCGGCGCATCGCGCCGCGAGATACAGCCCCATCGCCATTCCGTACGAATGGAAGAGCGGCATGGCGCACAGGATGCGTTCGCCAGCGGGGCGAGTGGGGAGCATGGCTTCCCTCTGCTCGACGTTGGTGCGCAGCGCGGCGTGCGTGAGATTGACGCCTTTCGGCCGTCCCGACGTACCGCCCGTGTATTGAAGAAGGGAAAGGGAAGAGGGGGCGACCTCCGGTGGCAAGTTGTCCGTGTCCGGACCTCCAATGCATGCCTGCCCACCAACCTTGTTCATCCAGATCACCGACAGGCCCAGGGAATCGGCCAGTGGGGCCACCAGTTCTTGCAGTGCCTGGTCCGCGATGACCGCGTCGCAGCCGGCATCCTGCAACTGGAAACGAAGCTCGCGCGCGGTGTATTCCGGATTCATCGGCAGCATCTGGGCTCCCGAGGCCAGCACACCGAAGTGGGCGATGCAGGCTCCGAAGCCGTTTCGCAGAATGACCGCCACGCGTGCCGGAGTCGTGGCTTCCCGCAGGCGATTGGCAAGAGCGATGACTTCCCTGTAATAGTCGTGGTAGCTCATGGTCTCGCCTTCGCAGACCAGTGCAAGTCGGTCCGGCGTCTGCACGGCGGCCTGCAGCAGCAGCTCGATCACGGTGCCCCGATATCGCTCCAGAAGATTCTTGGGTTCGGTCATGAGGCAGCATCGCTCACGCGCAGCACGAGCGCCATGGCTGTGTCTCCAGCCGCGCAGCCGGTGAAGAGCCCCAGTCCTCCCCCGCGCATCTCGAGCGTCTCGATCAGCTCGATGATGGCGCGCAAGCCGGTCGGCGCCTGCGGATGTCCCCAGACCAGCGAGCACCCGAACGCGTTCATGTCGAGAAGGGAGAGTCCGGTCTCCCGTGCGAGGACGATGTCGTTGACGGCGAAGGGGTTGTGCGTCGTCACCGCATGCAGCTCGGCAAAGCGCAGATCGGCGCGCTGCATGGCCTGCCTGGCGGCCGGCACCGGCGCGTACGGCATCTGCATGGCCTCGGCGCGCGCCTGGCCCGTCGCGAGGATCTCGATCTGCACATCCGGTCGGATGCTGAGCTGTCGCGCCCGATCGCGGGTGGCGACCAGCATGCCCGCGCTGCCGTCCGCCGGGTGGGTCTGGGCACCGTAGGTCACGGTGCCGTCCGGCATCACCGGCTTCAGCCTGGCGAGCCCTTCCTGTGTGGTGGGGTGAATGCCTTCGTCGCCGGAGAGTGTCGCCACCGACTTCTTGAAACGGGCATCGGGCACCTCGAACGGGAGCTGCATGAAGCGGCGGTGGAAGGCGCGATCGTCCGCCAGCGCGGTGGCGTACTGCTCGTAGCGGTGCAGCACCAATTCGTGCTGCTCTCCCTGTGAGATGCCGAAGCGGGCGGCCACGGCTTCCGCGGTACTCAGCATCGAATGCGAAGTCCAGGGGTCTCGTTCGAAGGAGCCCGTGACCCAGCTCTCGTGCTCGCCGGTGCCGCCGACGCCGCGCGGATCGGGGTAGTAAAGCTGCGGCCCATTCGACACTCGGTCCGCCGCCAGCACCAATCCGCAGGCGGATGCGCCGGTGGCGACCTCGTGCGCCGCCGATGCCAGGCAGCGCACGGAGGTGGCGCAGGCCTGCGCGATGGTCGGCCCCGCCAATGCCGGCATGCCGGCCAGGGCCGCGACCCACGGCAACCCATAGAACGCGCCACGCTGTGGCACGGTGGTGCCGAGCACGCCAAAATCGATCAAGTCCGTGTCGATGCCCTTGGCGTCCAGCGCCCTGCGTGTGAGCCAGGCGCAGAACTCGAGGCTGTGCAGGTGCGACAGGCTGCCCTGCCAGCGCGCGAAGGGAGACGACCAGTAGGCGCCGTAGGGAATGAATGCGCGAATCATCGCTCGGCTCGCCAGGTGCCGCCCTGGGCCCGCACCATCACGCGCGCTCGGCTGTCGAGTCCATTGTGGTCGGAGGCCGTGATGCGGTAGATGCCGTTCGTGCCGACCAGGCCCGAGGTCTGGGTCTCGAGTGCATCGCGCAGCGCCGAGCGGAACTGTGCCGTGCCGGGCTTGGCCTTGGCCAGCGCGGCGGCGGCCGCCTTGTCCAGCAGCAGGTAGCCGTCGTACGCCCACGTGGCGAACGCATTCACCGGCCCGGGCCGCTCCAGCTTTCCGTACAACGCGGCAAACTTCAAGGAGACCTCTTTGACCGGATCGCCGTCCGGCAGGTCCTTGTAGATCACCACGGGGCCGATTGGCGCCAGTGCCCCGTCGATGCGGGAACCACCCACGCGCAGGAAGTCGTCGTTGACGACACCGTGCGTGTGGTAGACCGGGCCCTTGAAGCCACGCTCGATCAAGGTCAGGTGCGGCAGGGCGGCCGGTGTCCCCGTCGCCCCGACCAGCACCGCATCGGGTTTCAGCGCGAGGGTCTTGAGCACTTGCGGCACGACGGACGAGTCGTTGCGGGCGAAGCGCTCGTCGTTGAGCACCTTGATGCCGTACTTGCCGCTCAGCGAGGTCAGGCTGCGATAGACCTGGTCGCCCCAGGGCTGCGAGTAGCCGATGTAGCCCACGGTCTTGACGTTCTTCTTCTGCATGTGCTCCAGCACACCACCGATCATCAGGTCGGCTGACTGGGGCACGACGAAGACCCAGGGATGCTGGTTGGCCGGGACGTCCATCGGGGCGAGCGAGACATGCGGCGTGCGGCTTTCCAGTGCGACGTCCGCCAGCACGAGCGAACTGGGCGTGTTGGAGGAGCCCACCAGGACGTCGACGCGATCGGACAGGACCAGCTTGCGCGCGTTCTTCACCGCCAGTGAAGGATCGGTCGCATCGTCGAGGATGGTGTAGCGCACTGGCTCACCGGCCAGCTTGTCAGGCAGAAGGCTGATCATGTCCCGCTCGGGACCGCCTTGCGACGAAGCGGCGCCAGTGACACTGAGCACTACGCCGACTCATCCATCCGGCGAGGCAGGCGACTGAACACAAAAGCCGGAGCTTCCTCAGGATTCTGGGTGCGTTCACAAGGTGTCCTCTGCAACGAAGTGGAACGAAGCGTTCGGCGCAGCATAGGCGACCGCCCCGGGCTGCAGGGCCAGGATCCGAAAAAGTGATACGCGTATAACCCGGGCCGAAATGCGCCTGGCCTTGCCGGGCCGTACCGGATAATTCCGTGATGCCCTTCGCATCCGACTCCAACGACAAGGAGGACGCTGCGCCCCCGGCCGGCTCGCTCTTTGGCCGTTTGCGCATGCGGCATCTCGTCGCCATCGAGATACTTGCCGAACGAAAGAACATCCGTCAGGCTTCCCAGGCCTTGTTCCTGTCGCAACCGGCATCGACCAAGCTGCTGCAGGAGATCGAATCGATCTTCGAGGCCCGCCTCTTCGAGCGCACAGCACACGGCATCGAGATCACGCCGCAAGGCGAGGTGCTGCTTCACTGGGCTCGCAAGGCCATGGCCGACATGGACGCCGCACGCGCGGAGATCAGCGCGCTGCGCGATGGATGGGAAGGCCGGGTGCGGGTTGGTGTGTTCCCTGTTGCAGCATCGATGCTGGTTCCCGAAGCGGTCGCGCTCCTCAGCAGGTCGCGGCCAGGCATCCAGGTGGAACTGCAGGAGGGCCTTGAGACGACGCTGCTTCCTCAGCTGGAGAAGGGACGCCTCGACTGCGTGATCGGCCGTGCAACACACCTGGCCGGAGCACGCGGCCTCTCCCACGAGACCTTGTTCGAGGAGCCCACCGTCGTCGTCTGCGCGGTCGACCACCCTCTGCTGGAATCACCCGACTGGACGAATGCCGACATCGATCGCTACGAGTGGATCCTTCCGGCACGATCGGGCCAACTGTATGCCCTGGTCGCCACCGGCCTGGCCAGGCGCCGGGCAGCGCCTCCGCGCGTGGCCGTCGAGACGTCTTCCATTCTCACGCTGGTCGAGATCCTTCGCCAGTCACAGCTGCTTTCCGCGATCGCCAGCGGCGTTGCGCGGCGCTTCCTGGAAATCGGCCTGTTGAAGACCCTGGACCTGCCGCTTTCCGCTTCGCTGCATCCGGTGGCGATCATCACGAATCACGCGGCTTCGATGCACCCGGCCACATCGATGTTTCTCGAGGCCGTGCGCGAGGTGTGTGCGAAGCGCTCAGCTGCGTGATGCGATCTGGCTCAACCGGCAACGCCTGAATAGCCTTCGTGCGCTCTCCGCTTCGGCGGGCCTGAGCGGCCCGCATCGCATGATGGGAACAACAACGCCGCCGCCCCCTGGCCCCATAAAGCAGTGGGCTTCCAGGCGCCGGCGCGCGCTTGCCTGAGCTGTGACGGCGCACTAAGGCGCCGGGGGCCTTGCCTCGGCGCCGAGCGCCAGGCTGTGGACGCGGGCACGCCCGAACTGCGCGACGCCGACGCCATAGTCCCATTGCTCCACGGTGCAGCGCCGTTCGCCGTCTGCGCCTTCGAAGCGGATGAGGTTGACCGAATTCGGGGCGCCCGCGCGCAGCCGGGTGGACACGGCGGTGCCCGCCTGAACGCACCACATCCTGCGCGCGGGCCCGCCGGCGTCTTCGTGCAGCGGCAGCACGAAGGGCAGGTGGATGTGCCCGCCGAGGACCAGGTCGGCCTCGGCCTCGGCCCAGATCCGCATGGCCTCCTCGCGGCCGATGAGCAGGTTCTTGTGATCCTCTTCGCGCGTGACTGCGACCGGCTGGTGCACCACCACGACCCGCAGCTGCCGGGCCGAGCCTTTCGCGAGGCGGCGCGCCACGCGTTCGGCCTGCTGCGCGGAGGTGGCGCCGTTCTCGTGCCGGTACCAGCGCGTGGTGTTGACGCCGACGAGGAGGAAGTCCGGCAAGTCCACGACCGGCTCGAGCT
Above is a window of Variovorax sp. RA8 DNA encoding:
- a CDS encoding O-succinylhomoserine sulfhydrylase, producing MTDRSLPPGLHRDTLAVRAALERSQYGENSEALFLTSSFVQPDAEISARRFAGTEEGFTYTRTSNPTVASFERRLAALEGTEAAIGAASGMAAILMMCMGLLKAGDHVVCSRSVFGSTLNLIGRDFGKFGVETTFVSQTDVAEWKAAIKPNTKLLFAETPTNPLTDVCDIRALADLAHGAGALLAVDNCFCSPALQRPVEFGADLVIHSGTKYLEGQGRVLAGAICGSQKLIDVFATVVRTAGMALSPFNAWVVLKGLETLGIRMQAHCAGGLALAQWLETQPAVKRVYYPGLASHPQHELAMRQQSGQGGAVVSFDVQGDTPEAARANAFHVIDSTRVLSITANLGDTKTTITHPATTSHGRLSEEQRQAAGIGQGLIRVAVGLDHIDDIRADLLRGLDTLST
- the gltX gene encoding glutamate--tRNA ligase codes for the protein MTVRTRIAPSPTGFLHLGTARTALYSWAYARHYGGQFVLRIEDTDVARSTQESVEQILASMHWLGLDYDEGPIYQMQRLDRYGQVVEQMLAAGTAYRCYCTPAELDVMKEAQRARGEKALYDGRWRPAPGKVLPPIPAGVPPVIRFCNPPDGNVSWDDLVKGPITINNREIDDLIIVRADGVPTYNFAVVVDDWDMNISHVFRGDEHINNTPWQINIFRALGAPLPQFGHVPVILGEDGQKLSKRRGAVSVTAYEEGGYLPEAMLNYLARLGWSHGDDELFTREQMVAWFDGTHLSKSPAQWDAAKLAWVNAQYIKARPDAELAPLVAEQLQKRGIVPDDRLAAICALFKDRCDTTVALANWAAAFYADVQPSEADRAQHLTDAVRPALAVLADKLATVAWDKASIAAAIKEVLAAQGLKMPALAMPVRVLVMGTAQTPSLDAVLALFSREEILKRLQVA
- a CDS encoding antibiotic biosynthesis monooxygenase family protein, whose amino-acid sequence is MLICIIEFKVLPGMEQRNREMVAQLLVAAAKIDGFVSKESFLSRDNEGKLISLSYWRDAEALRAWMRDADHRRAIPIGKNELFQSYTIQIAELVREKVWTRQENK
- a CDS encoding class I adenylate-forming enzyme family protein, with product MTEPKNLLERYRGTVIELLLQAAVQTPDRLALVCEGETMSYHDYYREVIALANRLREATTPARVAVILRNGFGACIAHFGVLASGAQMLPMNPEYTARELRFQLQDAGCDAVIADQALQELVAPLADSLGLSVIWMNKVGGQACIGGPDTDNLPPEVAPSSLSLLQYTGGTSGRPKGVNLTHAALRTNVEQREAMLPTRPAGERILCAMPLFHSYGMAMGLYLAARCAGTLVILPTFRRDDLFDAIERHRITLFPGSPSIYVSLMAHPRFETTDWSSLRMCYSGASALPLAVLRRWEETVQVAIYEGYGMTEAGPVLSFNGPGHAVKAGSVGLPLPGTRIEIVDAETGRQLLGAGECGEIRAQGPQLMQGYRNLPAETSETLRDGWLYTGDLGEIDGDGHLFVRGRKKDLIIVGGYNVYPREIEEVLQEHPGVLEAAVVGKPDSYRGEILLAFVVSRPGMDDTTHETVLERHCAERLARYKQPARYFRLPSLPKTPINKVDRKALSALAAEQFA
- a CDS encoding thiolase family protein, producing MIRAFIPYGAYWSSPFARWQGSLSHLHSLEFCAWLTRRALDAKGIDTDLIDFGVLGTTVPQRGAFYGLPWVAALAGMPALAGPTIAQACATSVRCLASAAHEVATGASACGLVLAADRVSNGPQLYYPDPRGVGGTGEHESWVTGSFERDPWTSHSMLSTAEAVAARFGISQGEQHELVLHRYEQYATALADDRAFHRRFMQLPFEVPDARFKKSVATLSGDEGIHPTTQEGLARLKPVMPDGTVTYGAQTHPADGSAGMLVATRDRARQLSIRPDVQIEILATGQARAEAMQMPYAPVPAARQAMQRADLRFAELHAVTTHNPFAVNDIVLARETGLSLLDMNAFGCSLVWGHPQAPTGLRAIIELIETLEMRGGGLGLFTGCAAGDTAMALVLRVSDAAS
- a CDS encoding ABC transporter substrate-binding protein, translated to MLSVTGAASSQGGPERDMISLLPDKLAGEPVRYTILDDATDPSLAVKNARKLVLSDRVDVLVGSSNTPSSLVLADVALESRTPHVSLAPMDVPANQHPWVFVVPQSADLMIGGVLEHMQKKNVKTVGYIGYSQPWGDQVYRSLTSLSGKYGIKVLNDERFARNDSSVVPQVLKTLALKPDAVLVGATGTPAALPHLTLIERGFKGPVYHTHGVVNDDFLRVGGSRIDGALAPIGPVVIYKDLPDGDPVKEVSLKFAALYGKLERPGPVNAFATWAYDGYLLLDKAAAAALAKAKPGTAQFRSALRDALETQTSGLVGTNGIYRITASDHNGLDSRARVMVRAQGGTWRAER
- a CDS encoding LysR substrate-binding domain-containing protein, with the translated sequence MPFASDSNDKEDAAPPAGSLFGRLRMRHLVAIEILAERKNIRQASQALFLSQPASTKLLQEIESIFEARLFERTAHGIEITPQGEVLLHWARKAMADMDAARAEISALRDGWEGRVRVGVFPVAASMLVPEAVALLSRSRPGIQVELQEGLETTLLPQLEKGRLDCVIGRATHLAGARGLSHETLFEEPTVVVCAVDHPLLESPDWTNADIDRYEWILPARSGQLYALVATGLARRRAAPPRVAVETSSILTLVEILRQSQLLSAIASGVARRFLEIGLLKTLDLPLSASLHPVAIITNHAASMHPATSMFLEAVREVCAKRSAA
- a CDS encoding metallophosphoesterase family protein, producing the protein MSCLLHMSDPHFGTEQPDVMRALAMLVRTERPDALVLSGDITQRATRAQFARARAFVDSLAIPRLLAIPGNHDIPLFALSTRLLAPYARYSAAFGDELEPVVDLPDFLLVGVNTTRWYRHENGATSAQQAERVARRLAKGSARQLRVVVVHQPVAVTREEDHKNLLIGREEAMRIWAEAEADLVLGGHIHLPFVLPLHEDAGGPARRMWCVQAGTAVSTRLRAGAPNSVNLIRFEGADGERRCTVEQWDYGVGVAQFGRARVHSLALGAEARPPAP